The stretch of DNA CTCCTCGAGATGGAGGACGTCCCCGGTCGAGACCGACCCCATGCCGGTCAGGACCCGCGCCCCCCCGCGGCCGATGTTCTCCGCGATGGTGCGCTCTTCCTGGAGGACGGTTCCCAGGGTGCCGACGCGCCGCACGATCAGGTTCACAAAGATGTCCAGGCGGCCGGTCTGGCGCCGATCGCGGAGAGGCACCGCGGGGTCGCTCTCGCGGAGCGGGCGCGTCACCGCGGTGAAGGCCGGGGTCGTCGCCCCCGCGGGGGAGACGTGCAGGGACCCGGCCGCCGCCGCCCGCGCGTGCCGCAAGGCTTCCGCCATTTCCCCCGCGGAAGCGAAGCGGGCCGAGCGGTCCTTGGCCAGGGCCTTCCGGAGGAGGGGGACCGCGGAGCCGGGGATGCGGCTGGCCGGCCCGCCTTCGAGGGGCACCGGGTCCTGGATGTGCTTGAAGATCGTGGCCACCGGCGTGTCGCCGCGGAACGGCACCTGGCCGGTGAACATCTCGTAGTCCACGACCCCGAGCGCGTAGATATCGCTCCGGAAGTCGATCCTCTCCCCGCGGCCTTGCTCCGGGCTCATGTACTCGGGCGTGCCCATGATCTGGCCGGTCGCGGTGAGGCTGCCGCCCGTGCCCAGGTCGCTTCCCTCCTTGGCGATGCCGAAATCCATCAGACGGATGACCCCCTTGGCGTCCCGCATGATGTTAGGGGTCTTGAGGTCCCGGTGGATGA from Vicinamibacteria bacterium encodes:
- a CDS encoding serine/threonine-protein kinase gives rise to the protein MICPSCQSENTPTADACFTCGRALGALTQGAVIGNRYEILSPLGKGGMGMVYKAHDRMLDETVAIKVLRNEFVGTSEMARRFRHEIKLARRVSHRNVCRIHEYGEDGGLRYISMEYLEGTDLKHLLRDTGGLPADQAFEVAIQLAEGLQAIHDVGIIHRDLKTPNIMRDAKGVIRLMDFGIAKEGSDLGTGGSLTATGQIMGTPEYMSPEQGRGERIDFRSDIYALGVVDYEMFTGQVPFRGDTPVATIFKHIQDPVPLEGGPASRIPGSAVPLLRKALAKDRSARFASAGEMAEALRHARAAAAGSLHVSPAGATTPAFTAVTRPLRESDPAVPLRDRRQTGRLDIFVNLIVRRVGTLGTVLQEERTIAENIGRGGARVLTGMGSVSTGDVLHLEEVGGDFKTRAEVRNAYVGKDNIRRLNLRFLDGPAPDRLVRTDGAN